Proteins encoded within one genomic window of Pieris rapae chromosome 1, ilPieRapa1.1, whole genome shotgun sequence:
- the LOC110997451 gene encoding helicase SKI2W, with protein sequence MKMPVENDDEFSFIKPPPIFDDLNERVKDYLLKPERLSIHQWERSQNHWHRTPDIDSLFRIDEDDIGLDTTLEVVRDLLTGEIVGLKEVSVPLEDDEDSLSMSRTPLPPGLATRGTITQNPFLPAGFEEELEKMLAEATKTGEVSVNLDNDEPGKFLGEDILCTPPGCQENVVFSSDGFTLKDQLTDENKQEDKLEDIQININLEEVVTNNTHLAGLWQDDDETIEQKAPIPTKNIEVDAEDNANDNFLESTIIKPPVVLPEIPVLNITNASVKSGVTSTEWAEMIDVSQPVPEFKEKIKDLAHAYPFELDNFQKQAILKLEEGHHVFVAAHTSAGKTVVAEYAIAMSRRNCTRAIYTSPIKALSNQKYNDFNKTFGEVGLLTGDLQINATASCLVMTTEILRSMLYCGSDVTRDLEFVIFDEVHYINNAERGYVWEEVLILLPAHVTIVMLSATVPNTLQFADWVGRTKKRKVFVVSTPKRPVPLCHYLYTGSGGKSKNERFLVVDQESKFQLRGYNEAVAAKKSRENDYKKSFGPKGGRQFGNPKAEQTMWVALIDHLRSNDKLPVVAFTLSRNRCDHNAENLMSVDLTTAKEKGHIRSFFQKCLQRLKEPDRKLPQVIRLQRVLENGIGVHHSGILPLLKEIVEMLFQSGYVKILFATETFAMGVNMPARTVIFDDVTKFDGLQSRSLVPAEYIQMAGRAGRRGLDDTGTVIILCKDGVPDQMTLKEMMLGTPQKLSSQFRLTYAMILSLLRVATVSVEGMMQRSFRELHQILQADTNKKLLQKAELEYSEKCSTPLAPHLAPLATFYDLCTSYVEVLGEIMPLLLTQPKVSKELVPGRVLLLSAGPYINQLGIYLNGNGPRQTPYKVLVLNTIEEDSNRYNFDRDEAWYRMLSFSSLYDHIGTEESTQEHTILCIAPKNVIAVTRTCLKIDANIIIQDWEKRQMPRFKDAPVGASCASAVQELSRLSHAARTKVTSLETISLTQALNISTGELLHALDKMNKLKAQIEAQKKSTAIANFKNEFAIVYERKQAERKRDKYKRLLSYESLALYPDYQRRLLVLRELNYIDEHDSVILKGRVACCMGTNELIIAELVFRNVFTDKNPAEIAALLSCFVFQAKTHVEQVLTEKLDEAVKAIQQIEDDLSSIEVKYGVSQFEGQQERLNFGLVRVVYEWALEKPFAEIMDLTDVQEGIIVRCIQQLHELLVDVKDAAVAIGDPKLQAKMMEASTAIKRDIVFAASLYTTQKEAPKT encoded by the exons ATGAAAATGCCTGTGGAAAATGATGACGAATTTTCTTTCATCAAG CCGCCACCAATTTTTGATGATTTAAATGAACGTGTAAAGGACTATTTACTAAAACCAGAGAGACTATCAATTCACCAATGGGAACGTTCCCAAAATCATTGGCATAGGACTCCAGATATAGATTCCTTGTTCAGAATTGACGAGGATGATATTGGTCTGGATACTACACTTGAG gtAGTCCGAGATTTGTTGACAGGTGAAATAGTTGGTTTAAAAGAAGTTAGTGTACCATTAGAAGATGATGAAGACAGTTTATCTATGTCTCGAACACCACTGCCCCCAGGCTTGGCTACAAGAGGGACAATTACACAAAATCCATTCTTACCAGCTGGGTTTGAAGAAGAGTTAGAGAAGATGTTGGCAGAAGCAACTAAAACAGGAGAAGTTTCAGTAAATCTTGATAATGATGAACCAGGAAAATTTTTGGGTGAAG atatattatgtactccACCTGGTTGTCAAGAAAATGTAGTCTTTTCAAGTGATGGATTCACTTTAAAGGACCAACTAACAGATGAAAACAAACAAGAAGACAAGCTGGAAGATAttcaaatcaatataaatttagaggAAGTTGTTACTAACAACACACATTTAGCAG gtCTATGGCAAGATGACGATGAAACTATTGAACAAAAGGCACCAATACCTACAAAAAACATTGAAGTAGATGCAGAGGATAATGCCAATGATAATTTCCTCGAGAGTACAATTATCAAACCACCTGTGGTGCTTCCAGAAATACCAGTGCTGAATATTACCAATGCCTCTGTAAAATCTGGTGTTACATCCACAGAATGGGCAGAAATGATTGATGTTTCACAGCCAGTGCCggaattcaaagaaaaaatcaaaGATTTGGCCCATGCTTATCCATTTGAATTGGATAACTTCCAAAAACAG GCAATTTTAAAACTAGAGGAAGGACATCATGTGTTTGTAGCGGCTCACACATCTGCTGGTAAAACTGTAGTCGCTGAATATGCTATCGCTATGTCTAGAAGAAATTGTACAAG AGCCATTTACACATCGCCAATAAAGGCTCTGTCGAACCAGAAGTACAATGACTTCAACAAGACATTTGGTGAAGTTGGTCTGTTGACTGGGGACCTACAGATAAACGCGACGGCCTCTTGCCTCGTCATGACCACCGAGATTCTCCGTTCTATGCTCTATTGCGGATCTGACGTCACAAGAGATCTAGAATTTGTGATTTTTGATGAGGTCCACTATATCAATAATGCTGAG CGGGGCTATGTGTGGGAGGAAGTGTTGATATTACTTCCGGCCCACGTCACAATAGTGATGTTGAGTGCAACTGTACCAAATACGCTCCAGTTCGCGGACTGGGTCGGGCGGACTAAAAAACGAAAGGTCTTTGTAGTGTCCACTCCTAAGCGGCCAGTTCCCTTGTGCCATTACTTGTATACGG GATCTGGTGGGAAGTCAAAGAACGAGAGATTTTTGGTCGTGGACCAAGAAAGTAAATTCCAACTACGGGGATACAATGAGGCGGTCGCTGCGAAAAAGTCGAGGGAAAATGATTACAAGAAAAGCTTTGGACCaaaag GTGGCAGACAATTCGGTAACCCAAAAGCGGAACAAACCATGTGGGTGGCCTTGATAGACCATCTGCGGTCTAATGATAAGTTGCCCGTCGTAGCCTTCACTTTGTCCAGAAATCG GTGTGACCATAACGCGGAGAATCTCATGTCAGTAGACTTGACAACGGCCAAAGAGAAGGGCCATATTCGGTCCTTCTTCCAAAAATGTCTGCAGAGGCTGAAAGAACCGGATAGAAAACTTCCACAg GTTATCAGACTACAGCGTGTTCTCGAGAACGGAATAGGCGTTCATCACAGCGGTATATTACCACTCCTCAAGGAGATCGTGGAAATGTTGTTCCAGTCGGGTTAT GTAAAGATCTTATTCGCGACCGAGACATTCGCGATGGGCGTGAACATGCCAGCCCGCACGGTCATATTCGACGACGTCACCAAGTTTGATGGTCTCCAGTCACGGAGTTTGGTTCCCGCGGAGTACATTCAGATGGCAGGGCGAGCCGGCAGACGAG GTTTGGATGACACAGGCACTGTGATAATTCTATGCAAGGATGGCGTACCAGACCAAATGACGCTCAAGGAAATGATGCTTGGGACTCCTCAGAAGTTGTCTTCGCAGTTCCGACTCACTTATGCCATGATATTGAGTCTTCTGAG agtGGCAACAGTGTCTGTTGAGGGTATGATGCAGCGTTCGTTTCGAGAGCTGCACCAGATCCTGCAAGCCGACACCAACAAGAAACTCCTTCAGAAAGCGGAATTAGAGTATTCTGAGAAATGCAGCACGCCTCTGGCGCCACATTTGGCCCCATTGGCCACCTTCTACGACCTCTGTACTTCCTACGTCGAGGTTTTGGGGGAAATTATGCCCTTGCTGTTAACGCAGCCGAAAGTTAGTAAGGAGTTGGTGCCGGGAAGAGTTTTGCTGCTATCGGCTGGACCCTACATCAATCAGCTCGGGATCTACTTGAATGGGAATG GTCCCCGCCAGACGCCATACAAAGTGTTAGTGCTAAACACAATTGAGGAAGACTCGAATCGATACAATTTCGACCGCGACGAGGCCTGGTACCGCATGTTGAGTTTCTCCTCTCTGTACGACCATATcg gtACCGAGGAAAGTACACAAGAGCATACGATACTTTGCATCGCTCCGAAGAACGTGATCGCCGTCACACGGACCTGTCTCAAGATTGATGCCAACATTATCATTCAGGATTGGGAGAAACGACAAATGCCGAG gttCAAAGACGCTCCGGTGGGTGCAAGTTGTGCGAGCGCAGTGCAAGAGCTGTCGCGGCTGAGTCACGCCGCTCGTACTAAAGTCACTTCCCTGGAGACGATCAGCCTCACGCAAGCCCTCAATATCTCCACTGGCGAATTGCTTCATGCGCTTGATAAGATGAACAAACTCAAG gCGCAAATAGAAGCCCAAAAGAAAAGCACAGCCATCGCAAACTTCAAGAACGAATTCGCAATCGTATACGAAAGGAAGCAAGCGGAACGGAAACGCGATAAATACAAACGACTTTTATCCTACGAAAGCCTCGCTCTGTACCCGGATTATCAGAGACGACTTTTGGTCCTTCGGGAGCTGAATTATATCGACGAACACGACAGCGTCATCTTAAAAGGGAGGGTCGCGTGTTGCATGGGTACCAACGAGCTGATTATAGCCGAGTTGGTCTTCCGAAACGTCTTCACGGATAAAAATCCAGCAGAAATAGCGGCGCTGCTgagttgttttgttttccaAGCGAAGACCCACGTCGAACAGGTGCTGACGGAAAAGCTGGATGAAGCGGTTAAAGCGATTCAGCAGATTGAGGACGATCTGTCGAGTATTGAGGTTAAATATGGG GTTTCCCAATTTGAGGGTCAGCAAGAGAGGCTGAACTTCGGTCTTGTGAGGGTTGTATACGAATGGGCGTTGGAGAAACCCTTCGCTGAAATCATGGATCTCACGGATGTACAAGAGGGAATTATTGTTAGATGCATTCAGCAGTTACACGAG CTTTTAGTAGACGTAAAAGACGCGGCGGTGGCCATCGGTGATCCAAAATTGCAAGCAAAGATGATGGAAGCCTCTACAGCTATCAAGAGAGATATTGTATTCGCTGCCAGTTTATATACAACACAAAAAGAAGCTCCTAAGACGTga